The following DNA comes from Huiozyma naganishii CBS 8797 chromosome 8, complete genome.
TACTTCCTCGCGAAGTTGCAAGATAAGCTGTTGGTAAGGCGCGACGACGGCTTTGATCACGGGGACGTCGAGGTGCCCGAGTTGATCGTCCCACCGCAACTGGGCGAACCACAGGAACAATTCAGCGAGAAACTCGTCAAGCTCAGAAGGTTCCTATGGATCAGGTCCTGGTTGCTGTTCAGAGACGATGAGCAAAAGCTTAACAACGAAATCGCcagaaatgaaaaattgatAAGCAGACTCAATCGGTCACAGCATCAGCACCAGGACGAAAAATCGGAAGAACGGGATACAAGCTCGAGTGCGGAGACTTAGTTGCACAATCGCTACacgcacacgcacacaGACACCATGGACTTCACGAACCCGGCCAGCGTGCTCGACTTGAACAACATTCGGGCGGAACTCGTCAAGATGGAGGACTcgatcatcttcaagttcatcgagCGGTCACATTTCGCGACTTGCCCAGGCGTGTACACACCCAACAACGCGCATCTGCACCTCGACGACTTCCACGGGTCGTTCTTGGACTGGCTGCTCGTCCACTTGGAGATCACGCAGTCGCAGATCAGAAGGTATACGTCGCCAGACCAGACTCCTTTCTTCCCAGATAAGATCAAGGAATCTATACTCCCAGCGATAGACTACCCGCAGGTGCTGGGACCCCAAGCATCCGCGGTCAACTACAACGACACAATCAAGCAAGTGTACATCGATAAGATGGTGCCGCTCATTTCAAAACtggaggacgacgacgagaacaACTACGGGTCCGTTGCGTCCTGTGATATCGAGTGTCTTCAGGCACTCAGCCGCAGGATCCATTTCGGAAAGTTCGTCGCGGAGGCCAAGTTCAGGAACGACGTCGAGTTGTACACGGACCTCATCAAAAGGAGGGACATACAGGGGATTGTCACAAGTATCACAAACTCGGCCGTCGAGGAGAAGATTCTGCAGAGACTGACCACAAAGGCAGAGGTTTACGGTGTTGACCCGACCAATAAGGAGGGCGAACGCAGGATCACGCCAGAGTACCTAGTCAAAATATACAAGGAGTACGTCATCCCGTTGACCAAAGACGTCGAGGTCGAGTACTTGCTCAAAAGACTAGAGGATGTCGAGTGACCAGCAACGTAAACCGCAGGGAGCGGTGATTTAAAGCAATGTTCATATATATGTTAAAACTTTGGGTACCACGTTTATACGTACCATTGACTTCGTGTATTAGATagagagacagagagagagagagaggcGGTGGGAGAACGGATCAACCCAACAGTCTCATCATCAGCTCAAATGTGGCAAACGTGGCCCCATTGGCAGGCGCAGCTCTCAGAATCGTCGGGCCAAACCCCTTCAGAAACCCGCCTATCCCGTGCGTCTTGAAGATATGTTTCGCGACTTGACCCATGTTATTACCACATTTCCGGGTCACAAGGCCGTCCGTCTGCATGACCGACTTGATGACATCGATCGGATACACCATGATCCACAAAGTTGTACCGGACAACGCACCAAACAGACACAACTTCCACGTTGGTACCTCCGTTCTCTTCAACCCCTTATTGATCTCGTTTGCAACGAGCGCCTCGTAAACCAAGAAATATGTACCACAACCATGACCCTCCCTCAGAAGCGTCGGTGTCAGCCCACGCATCAACGAGCCATGGCTCCGCAACTTCTTGATACAGTCCAGGGGACCCTTGAACTCGGCCCCGGCCCCGGATGAAACCTGCGTCTGTAAACGTATCCTCACATGTTCGATCGGAGACGCCAAGAAAGAATTGGTAAGACCACCAGTGAGACCACACAGGTAGTACTGCGGTAGGGACAAAGTCGTCGCTGTGATACCTTTCTCCGCGTTCTGGCTACGAAAGAACCTCTTCATTGCCTCGTTGACACCGAATTGTAAAGAGACACAGGCACCAACACCTACGAGTGGCGTTAGCGTACCTTTGTAGAACCCACGAGGGCCCTCCTTCTCCAACAGATTCTTCACGACATCCATCGCTGTGGTGCGCACTTTCGCTGTTTGTAGTCGCACTTTGGTGGTGTCGAACGGCTGCCCAACCAGAACTTGTGCAATACCACCAGCGGTACCGGCAAGCAAGTCCTTGATCACCCTGGTGTTATCGTGCTGTGGGTGATCCTCCAGGTCATCGATCAATTGCGGTGTTGGGAACTCCTCAGACATATCTATTCAGCTTGCagacaagaaaatatcCGTACCCAGTCGTGCCCCTGTCGAATCAAACTAATCCAGGCTGTACAATCGACCAGAGTTCAAGAATCAATGAGCTGTTAATGGTCTCCCACTGaagaatttttcactgcAGCAAACGTTTCTTATCATCGCACAtcgctcttttttttcatcttcttcttcccgATAAAGGGCCCCAAGGCAGGTGCATTTCTGACAGCAGGCATTAACGTACCACCACTCCACTTTCAGGACAATTCGAATAGATCTTGTTGGCCATATGTAGTGGCTATTCTTGCCAGTGCAAGCTGGATCACAGACAAGTCCGCTGGGAAACGGGTAGCTTCAAATTGGACCATCTCGGCAGACCCGTGCGCAATGACTGTATCCACTGTTCTCGCATCGTTTACTATCAAATCACGGCACTTCTTCCCCAAGTCACGTAGCGTACTCGTGTTGGTCGCCGTCACTTTTGTTGGCAGGTACAGTAATGTGTAGAGGAGCCAATAGCTGAGCTTGGCAGTGAGGTTTGCTTTCGAGATAAGATCGTCAATCCAACGCTCGCTCATGTATTTGACCAGAAGCCAGATGTTCCCAGGGTGTATCATAGTGTGAAACATACTTCGCGATGGTTCGTTTTCCTTCACAAATTTCGCCCACGCTTTGTATCCACGAGGTTCCAAACTACTAAAATCGCTCATAATATGCGTCTTGAGAATATCTAACGTTGGGATACGCGACCGACCTAACTTTATAATAAGATTTTCCGACCATTCTTCGTCCATCCCATCCGGTAGTTTGCCGCTATTGCTGGTGGGATGATGCTCCCTGAGTAGGTTTAGAAGATGGGTGTGTATACCTTTCTTCTCGGGTTTCCCCTCAATATACCGTTTCAGGTGTGACAGCAGAGCATTCATCTGCTCATCTGTGTATTCTTCTATTTGACTCCCCTTTGATTCCAACTCAACCTGTAATTTGTCGAGCCACCGATTCCATTCCACATAATGCTTCTGAGCTTGTTTGATAAGTGAAGGAACTTCCGtcctctgtttcttcgCCACAGGTAACTCTTCGGAGACATCATCATACATGCTCGCTTGATGAGTATGTTTAGGACCGCTATTCTGCTCGAGACTTGCTCGCGAGATAGCGTTAGTCGTTAAGGCCTCCTGCCTCACACGGCCCAAATATGCCACAACCGCTGGATCAACCGAGGGGTCATCCAGAGCAAACACTCTCTGCTGCCCAAATCTGGGGTCAATTCTTTGCTGTGTATTGTCGCTCATGGTCTCTATTGGATGAGCAGTTAAACTGGAGGGACACTTCAACAAATCATCTCGCTTAGGGCATCTCGCCTGCCTTCAATAAATTTTGACACTTTTCTCTAAATAACATCAAGATCTATTATATAAGGTATAGGATGCAGCGGGTGGGGACTCCCTTGAACTAATGCAGGTACGTTTCAGTGTCTTAAATTATGGATTGAGCGCCCGCTTCTTAGACTTACCAGACATCTTCGCGACCACGggtcttttcttcaattttgcGATGACACGCTCGTCAAACTCTGACTCGCATGCAGGGCACCGATTCCCAGGCGGCAGTACCGAGAGAACGCACAGACATACGGAACATATGTACCCGACTGCAACCACTTTCCCCGTGAGGAAGCAGGAGGTTCTAAAGTCGACTGACCCCTGGTTTGGTTTTACTATTATGGATCGTAATGAGGGATCAATAAACATCGCTGTGGACAGATATTGGACGAGTCCATCTGTCGAATCGACGTGTAAGTATATGCCGTTTGTGGCATCGGTTGTTTGTTGTAGGAAGGTGCTCTTCCGGGCCCCACCAATTTTCACAACGTCTATGGGGCACTTGAGTTTGGCAGCACTGAAGATACAGTTCATAATGGGGATGTACTGGAAGATTTCCTCCTTCTGCGAGGTACCATTCTTATTACCACATGTCATCACCATTATCCTAGATTTCAATGACTTCGTCTCGTAATCGTGGAGTAACCTGTTGGTATATGCCAATGCGGCTAACATCGCCCCTGGAAGCGTGCTCTTTTGCGTAGC
Coding sequences within:
- the YMC1 gene encoding organic acid transporter (similar to Saccharomyces cerevisiae YMC2 (YBR104W) and YMC1 (YPR058W); ancestral locus Anc_3.348), whose amino-acid sequence is MSEEFPTPQLIDDLEDHPQHDNTRVIKDLLAGTAGGIAQVLVGQPFDTTKVRLQTAKVRTTAMDVVKNLLEKEGPRGFYKGTLTPLVGVGACVSLQFGVNEAMKRFFRSQNAEKGITATTLSLPQYYLCGLTGGLTNSFLASPIEHVRIRLQTQVSSGAGAEFKGPLDCIKKLRSHGSLMRGLTPTLLREGHGCGTYFLVYEALVANEINKGLKRTEVPTWKLCLFGALSGTTLWIMVYPIDVIKSVMQTDGLVTRKCGNNMGQVAKHIFKTHGIGGFLKGFGPTILRAAPANGATFATFELMMRLLG
- the ARO7 gene encoding chorismate mutase ARO7 (similar to Saccharomyces cerevisiae ARO7 (YPR060C); ancestral locus Anc_3.349), whose amino-acid sequence is MDFTNPASVLDLNNIRAELVKMEDSIIFKFIERSHFATCPGVYTPNNAHLHLDDFHGSFLDWLLVHLEITQSQIRRYTSPDQTPFFPDKIKESILPAIDYPQVLGPQASAVNYNDTIKQVYIDKMVPLISKLEDDDENNYGSVASCDIECLQALSRRIHFGKFVAEAKFRNDVELYTDLIKRRDIQGIVTSITNSAVEEKILQRLTTKAEVYGVDPTNKEGERRITPEYLVKIYKEYVIPLTKDVEVEYLLKRLEDVE
- the TFB4 gene encoding TFIIH/NER complex subunit TFB4 (similar to Saccharomyces cerevisiae TFB4 (YPR056W); ancestral locus Anc_3.345), which encodes MDAISDPTFQQTKARGSSTEELPSLLTVVVDLTPKLWAEFDEETKEASNIIKMLRALIVFLNAHLAFNTSNQVAIIASHSQGIKYLYPRSSNRSETEAETVGKKDQFIINPGMYSRFRNVDETLVEELYTLFKQEMGEVEKATQKSTLPGAMLAALAYTNRLLHDYETKSLKSRIMVMTCGNKNGTSQKEEIFQYIPIMNCIFSAAKLKCPIDVVKIGGARKSTFLQQTTDATNGIYLHVDSTDGLVQYLSTAMFIDPSLRSIIVKPNQGSVDFRTSCFLTGKVVAVGYICSVCLCVLSVLPPGNRCPACESEFDERVIAKLKKRPVVAKMSGKSKKRALNP
- the BRR1 gene encoding Brr1p (similar to Saccharomyces cerevisiae BRR1 (YPR057W); ancestral locus Anc_3.347), with product MSDNTQQRIDPRFGQQRVFALDDPSVDPAVVAYLGRVRQEALTTNAISRASLEQNSGPKHTHQASMYDDVSEELPVAKKQRTEVPSLIKQAQKHYVEWNRWLDKLQVELESKGSQIEEYTDEQMNALLSHLKRYIEGKPEKKGIHTHLLNLLREHHPTSNSGKLPDGMDEEWSENLIIKLGRSRIPTLDILKTHIMSDFSSLEPRGYKAWAKFVKENEPSRSMFHTMIHPGNIWLLVKYMSERWIDDLISKANLTAKLSYWLLYTLLYLPTKVTATNTSTLRDLGKKCRDLIVNDARTVDTVIAHGSAEMVQFEATRFPADLSVIQLALARIATTYGQQDLFELS